Genomic DNA from Paracoccus sp. MBLB3053:
CGGCGTTGTCCGGGATCGCATCCGCATGGCTTTGAACGGCCACGCCCTCGTTTCGGTCATCGTGGATGAGGATGACAATCCGCTTCCCGATGCCTGGGTCGAGCTTTCGGGCCTGCCCGAACTGGGTCGGGCCCGCGTTCCACTTGCCAGCAATATCGAAAGCGAGCTTGCCGAGTTCCTTGAACGCGTCGACGACCGCACGGCGAGGGATGATGACCGCCTGGAAGAGGCCGTGCGCAAGATCACCCGGCAGGTTTCGATGGAGGAAATCGGCAAGAAACCCGAGGTGACTGTCATCATCTCGCGTCTCGCAGCGGAATGACTTGACCTTGTGCCGCGTCCTTTCTATGGCGCGGCATGAGCGAATTCGATCCGAATCCCCCGCGCCGCAATTTCTACGGCCGCCGTCACGGCAAGACGCTGCGCCAGAGCCAGAAGGGCTATCTGTCCGAAGATCTGGGCAGCCTTCGGCCGTTTGGCATCACCGTGCAAGACAATCCAGAACGGGCGCCGGTCGCTCCCGAAACGATCTTCGGCGATGATCGCCCGATCTGGCTTGAGGTCGGCTTCGGCGGGGGTGAGCACATGGTCCACATGGCCGCGCGCTATCCCGGGATCGGGATCATCGGTTGCGAGCCCTTCATCAACGGCGTCGCGATGCTTCTGGGCAAGATCCGCGCGGCGGGCGTCGAGAATGTCAGCGTGCATCCCGGCGATGCGCGCGACCTGATGGATGTGTTCCCAGAACATTCGATCAGCAAGGCGTTCCTGAACTATCCCGACCCCTGGCCCAAGGCGCGTCACCATCGTCGCCGCTTCGTCACGCCCGAACATCTGATCCCGCTGTCCCGCGTCATGAAGCCCGGCGCCGAATTCCGGGTGGCGACTGACATTCCCGATTACGTCCGCCAGACGCTCGAGGAAGTTCCGCTGGCCGGGTTCGATCTGGTCAGCGAAGGGCCGGATGCCTGGGACGACTGGCTCAGCACCCGCTATGAACAAAAGGCACTGCGTGAAGGCCGCGTGCCGCATTATGTGACCTTCCGCCGCCAGGGCTGATTGCAAGCCCCCTTTGTGACCGCTATCACCTTGGCGACGACAAGAGGGGGCCTTCCATGTCACATTCCGACGCACCGCTTTCGATGACCGCTCGCCGCTCGGGCCCGCTCAAAGGTGAAGCGAAGGTGCCCGGCGACAAGTCGATCAGCCACCGTGCCCTGATCCTTGGTGCGCTCTCCGTCGGCGAAACGCATATCACGGGCCTTCTGGAAGGCGAGGATGTGCTGGACACCGCCAAGGCCATGCAGGCATTCGGCGCGCAGATCGAGCGTGTGGGGGAAGGCGAATGGAAGGTCAACGGTGTCGGCGTCGGGGGCTTTGCCGAGCCTGAGGGCGTCATTGATTGCGGCAATTCCGGCACCGGTGTCCGCCTGATCATGGGAGCCATGGCGACGAGCCCGATCACGGCCACTTTCACCGGAGATGCGAGCCTTTCGCGTCGACCCATGGGGCGCGTGACAGACCCGCTGGAGCTGTTCGGCTGCGAAGTCACCTCGCGGGAGGGCAAGCGCCTTCCCGTGACGATCAGGGGCGCGGTTGAGCCCGTGCCCGTGCGCTACAAGACCCCCGTGGCCAGCGCCCAGATCAAGTCGGCGGTCCTGCTGGCCGGGCTGAACGCCCCCGGCGAGACGGTCGTGATCGAATCCGAAGCGACCCGTGACCATACCGAACGAATGCTTGCGGGCTTTGGTGCGACCATTACCACTGAAGTGACCGAGGAAGGCCGCGTCATCACGCTGAAGGGACGGCCCGAACTGGTTCCGCAACCCGTTGCCGTGCCTCGCGACCCGTCGAGCGCCGCATTCCCGGTTGCCGCCGCGCTGATCGTTCCCGGATCGGAAATTCGCGTGCCGGGTGTCAGCCGCAACCCGACCCGTGACGGGCTTTACGTCACCCTCCTGGAAATGGGGGCAGACATCACCTTTGAAAATGAACGCGAAGAGGGCGGTGAGCCGGTCGCAGATCTGGTCGTGCGTCACGGGCCGCTGAAGGGTGTCACCGTCCCGGCAGACCGAGCCGCGAGCATGATCGACGAATATCCGATCCTGTCCGTCATCGCCTGTTTTGCCGAAGGCACGACGGTCATGCAGGGCGTGCATGAACTGCGCGTCAAGGAAAGTGACCGGATCGAAGCCATGGCGGTGGGGCTGAGGGCAAATGGTGCAAGTGTCGAGGATACCGAAGACACGATGACCGTTCACGGCACACAGGGGCTCAAGGGTGGGGCAACCGCCGCGACCCATATCGACCACAGGATTGCAATGTCGTTCCTTGTTGCGGGGCTTGCCTCGCAACAGCCCATCAGTGTCGACGATGGCAGCCCGATCGCGACGTCTTTCCCGGATTTCCTGCCGCTGATGAAGACATTGGGCGCGCAGATCGACTGATCGCTATGTCCCAGCGGGAAGGCGCGCGGGGCGCCTTTCCGCTTTCCCACCGTCAGCCTGCCTTTGCGACCTCGGGATAGCCCAGCCCGGCCAGTGCCGCGCCGATCTCGTCCAGGATTGCAGGATCGTCGATTGTCGCGGGAACCTTGAAATCCTGCCCGTCGGCGATCTTGGCCATTGTCGCCCGCAAGATCTTGCCCGAGCGTGTCTTGGGCAGGCGATCGACCACGCACGCCGTCTTGAAGGCAGCAACGGGTCCGATCCGTTCGCGAACCATCTTCACGACCTCCTTGACGATCTGGTCATGCTGGGTCTGCACCCCTGCCTTGAGGCACAGAAAGCCCAGCGGCGACTGTCCCTTAAGCGCATCCGAGACGCCGATCACGGCGCATTCCGCAACGGCAGGGTGGCTGGCCAGAACTTCTTCCATCGCCCCGGTCGAGAGCCTGTGGCCGGCGACATTGATGACATCATCGGTGCGGGCCATGATGTAGAGATAACCGTCTTCGTCGATATAACCCGCGTCGCCGGTTTCGTAATAGCCGGCGAAATGTTCGAGATAGCTCTTGCGGAAACGCTCTTCGGCCTGCCACAGCGTCGGCAAGGTGCCGGGGGGCAGGGGCAGCCTGATTGCAATGGCGCCCAGTTTGCCCGCCGGAAGGTCGTTACCGTCTTCATCGAGCACGCGCACGTCATAGCCGGGCATAGGCACCGAGGGCGAGCCAAGCTTGGTCGGAAGGGTTTCGATGCCGATCGGGTTCGCGGCGATCGCCCAGCCGGTTTCCGTTTGCCACCAGTGATCGACGACGGGGACGCCCAGATGTTCCTGCGCCCATTTCACCGTGTCGGGATCGGCCCGTTCCCCGGCAAGGAACAGCGCCTGCAGATCGTGCAGCTTGTAGCGTCTGATCCAGTCGCCATTCGGGTCTTCGCGGCGAATGGCGCGCAATGCGGTCGGCGCGGTGAAGAAGCTCTTGATGCGGTGGTTCTGGATGATGCGCCAGAAGACGCCCGGATGCGGCGTGCCGATGGGCTTGCCTTCGAACACCACGGTCGTTGCACCGGACAGCAGCGGGCCATAGCAGATATAGCTGTGACCGACGACCCAGCCCACATCCGACGCGGCCCAGAAGCGGTCGCCCGCGTCGATATTGTAGATGTTCTTCATCGACCATTGCAGCGCGACAAGATGGCCGGCGGTGTGGCGCACGACCCCTTTTGGCTGCCCGGTCGTGCCTGAGGTGTAAAGGATGTAGGCCGGATGATTTCCTTCGACCGGGACGCATTCGGCGGGCTTCACGCCATACTGGAAACCGTGCCAGGCAAAATCGCGGCCCTCGACCAGCTTGGCCACTTCCTGTTCTCGCTGGAAGATGACGCAGAATTCCGGCTTGTGCGCGGCAAGATCGATGGCTGCATCCAGCAGGGGCTTGTAATGCACGACCCGGTTGGGTTCGAGCCCGCAGGACGCCGCAATGATTGCCTTGGGTCGGCAGTCGTCGATCCGCACGGCCAGTTCATTTGCGGCAAAGCCGCCGAAGACGACCGAGTGAATAGCGCCCAGCCGGGCGCAGGCCAGCATCGCTTCGATCGCTTCGGGAATCATCGGCATGTAGATGATGACGCGGTCGCCCTTTTCAACGCCACGCATCCGCAGTGCACCCGCGAGCGACGCGACCCGGTCCTGAAGCTGCTTGTAGGTGATGCCCTTGGTCGAAAGCGTGACAGGGCTTTCGTGCATGATCGCGATCTGCTCGCCCCGCCCGGCAAGGACATGGCGATCGACGGCGTTCCAGCAGGCATTGACCATGCCGTCCGAGAACCATTCGTAGATCGGCGCCTTGTCGTCAAAAAGTGCTTTCGAAGGCTTGCGGTGCCAGTCGATCGCATCCGCTGCCTGCATCCAGAACCCTTCCGGGTCCGCCTGCCAGGCGGCATAGACGTCCTGATACCCCATCCTGCTCTCCTCCTCCCAAAGGCATGGGAGGAGTTAGGCAAGCTCTGGTCGTTGCGGCAAGACTGTTAACGGTCAAACTGACGGCGAGGATTGCAGAAATTTGCAGAAACTGTCTCGCGATCGGACAGGAATTTGCAAACCCCGCAATTATTTGCTGCGGCGCAGAAAAAAATCCGGAAGTTTGCAAAACGCTGAGGAAGGCGGAACGGGCGAAAAGAATCGCCCGACCCAAGGCAGACTCAGCCGTAATGGCCGACCGGCGTACCGGCGAGCACGCTCATGTTCAAAAGCCCACGTGTCGTGACCGAGGGGGTGACGATATGGGCCCTGTTGCCCATGCCCATCAGGATCGGGCCGACCTCAAGCCCGTTGGCCTTGAGCTTGAGCGCGTTTCGCACCCCCGAAGCCGCATCGGTATCGGCAAAGATCAGGACGTTTGCCGTGCCTTCGAGGCGAGAGTTCGGCATCAGCCTTTCCCGGACTTTTGGATCCAACGCGGCATCGACATGCATCTCGCCTTCGAAGATGAAATCGGCCTCATGTGCTTCCAGCAGCGCCATCGCGGCCCGCATGCGACGACCGGAATCCGTGTCTAGGTTGCCGAACTGCGAATGGCTGCACAGCGCGATCTTGGGGGTCAGGCCAAAGCGGCGGACATGGCGGGCAGCGCCGATGGCCGTCTCGGCGATCTGGTCGGGCGCCGGCTGGTGATGAACCTGCGTGTCCGCGATGAACAGCGGGCCGTCTTCGAGGATCATCAGCGACAGCGCGCCATGCGGTCGCAGGCCGTCGCGGGCCAGAACCTGCGTGATGTAGTTCAGGTGCCAGCTATATTGGCCGAACGTGCCGCAGATCAGGCTGTCTGCCTCGCCGCGGTGGACCATGACGGCCCCGATGGCGGTGGTATTGGTGCGCATGATCGCGCGCGCGACCTCGGGTGTCACGCCGCGCCGGGCCATCAGCTCGTGATAAGTGCCCCAATAGTCGCGGTAACGCGGGTCGTTCTCGGGGTTCACGATCTCGAAGTCGCGCCCCGGCCTGATCGGCAGGCCAGCGCGTTCCGCCCGCATGGCGATGACTTCGGGGCGGCCAATCAGGATCGGAGCGTCGGTCGTCTCTTCCAGCATGGCATTGGCGGCCCGCAGGACGCGTTCATCTTCGCCCTCCGCGAAGACAATGCGACGGTTCACCGTAGCGGCAGCCTCGAAGACGGGGCGCATGATCATTGCCGAGCGGAAGACCGAACTGTCGAGCTTGCGCTTGTAGGCGGCAATATCCTCGATTGGCCGTGACGCAACGCCGGTCTCCATCGCGGCTTTCGCCACGGCGGATGAAACGACACCGATCAGGCGCGGGTCGAACGGCTTCGGGATCAGGTATTCCGGGCCGAAGGTCAGGGTTTCACCGCGATAGGCCATGGCCGCTTCGGCCGAGGTCGTGGCGCGGGCAAGGGCCGCGATGCCTTCGATGCAGGCCAGCTGCATCTCGTCGTTGATCGTGGTCGCGCCAACATCCAGCGCGCCGCGGAAGATGAAGGGGAAGCACAGGACATTGTTGACCTGGTTCGGGTAATCCGAGCGCCCGGTGGCGATGAGCGCGTCCGGTGCGACGCTGCGCACGTCTTCGGGCAGGATCTCGGGAGTGGGGTTCGCCAATGCGAAGACGATCGGGCGGCTCGCCATGCGAGCGACCATCTCGGGCGCCAGCACGCCGGGACCGGAAAGACCAAGGAACAGGTCGGCGCCATCAATGACCTGATCAAGCGTGCGCAGATCGCTGAATTGCGCAAATTCGGCCTTTTGCGGGGTCATCTGCTCTTCGCGGCCCTCGTGGACGAGACCGGCGATGTCGCAGAGCCAGACGTTTTCGCGTCGCACACCCAGTTTCAGCAGCATGTTGAGGCAGGCGATGCCCGCCGCTCCGCCGCCGGTCGAGACGACCTTGATGTCTTCGAACTTCTTGCCCGCGATGCGCAGCGCATTGGTTGCGGCGGCGCCGACGACGATGGCTGTGCCGTGCTGGTCGTCATGGAAGACCGGAATGTTCATCCGCTCGCGGCAGATCTTCTCGACGATGAAACAGTCGGGGGCCTTGATGTCCTCAAGGTTGATTGCGCCGAAGCTCGGTTCCAACGCACAGACGATCTCGGCCAGCTTTTCCGGGTCGGGCTGGTCAAGTTCGATGTCGAAGCAGTCGATATTGGCGAACTTCTTGAAAAGAACGGCCTTGCCTTCCATCACGGGTTTCGAGGCAAGGGCACCGATATTGCCCAGTCCAAGCACGGCCGTCCCGTTCGAGACCACCGCGACAAGATTGCCGCGTGCCGTGTAGCGTGCCGCGGTCGAGGGATCGGCCTTGATTTCGAGACAGGCTTCGGCAACGCCCGGGGAATAGGCGCGGCTCAGGTCGCGGCCATTGGCAAGCGGCTTAGTTGCCCGGACTTCGAGTTTTCCGGGGCGCGGAAACTCGTGGTAATCCAGCGCGGCCTGCCTTGCATTGTCCTGCCTGCGTTCTTCCATGACGCGACCTCCTCTCAAGATGGTTCAGCGTTAAACTATTTTTGACGCGACGAACAGAGGGCGCGTCGGAATGCCTTGCACTTGCAACACCATGGGACGGGGCGCAATGATGAACAGGAGAATGACGGCTATGTGAAAGGTGCGGGGATGACGCTTCTGGATGCGGCGCGCGAGGTGAGGGAAAGGGCTTATGCGCCATATTCCAAGTTCAAGGTCGGCGCGGCGGTGCGCGGCGCGTCGGGCCGGGTCTATCACGGCTGCAATGTCGAGAACGTCGCGTTCCCCGAGGGTACCTGCGCCGAGGCGGGTGCCATCGCCCTGATGGTCGCAAGCGGCGAGACCGAGTTGGTCGAGGTGGCCGTGATTGCCGATAGCCCGGCGCCCGTTCCCCCCTGTGGTGGCTGTCGCCAGAAGCTGGCCGAGTTCGGCAGAGGCGACACGCCCGTCTTGCTTGCCACGACCGATGGAAAGACGCTTTCCACCACGATCGGGGAATTGCTGCCGGGTCGGTTCGACATCTCGCATATGTCGGGCATCGAATGACCCAGCCCGATCCCCGTCCGGTGATTGCGGGGGTCCGCGACGGTCGCGGCCTTGATGAGGCGGGCGCGGCACTGATCTCGCGCGGGATCGCGGAAGGTTGGGTCAGCGATGCACAGGCCGGGGCCTTTGCCATGGCGGTCCTGCTCTCGGGCCTGGATGAGGCCGGTCGCGTCGCACTGACAAAGGCCATGCGCGATTCTGGTCACGTCATGCGATGGGATCTTCCCGGCCCCGTAGTCGACAAGCATTCCACGGGCGGGATCGGGGATACGGTCAGCCTTGTCCTTGCCCCGCTGGTCGCCAGTTGCGGGGCCTTTGTCCCGATGATCTCGGGCCGAGGCTTGGGCCATACCGGCGGTACGCTGGACAAGCTGGAGGCCATTCCCGGCTTTCAGACCGACTTGAGCGAGGAAGAATTCCGCAGCATCGTGTCCGGTCAGGGCTGCGCGATCGTCTCCGCCAGCCGCGAGCTCGCACCTGCGGATGCCCGGCTCTATGCGATCCGCGACGAAAGTGCCACGGTCGGTTCGATCGACCTGATCACCGCGTCGATCCTGTCCAAGAAGCTGGCGGCGGGACTCGATGGGTTGGTGTTGGACGTCAAGCAGGGCACCGGCGCCTTTTTGCGATCTCCCCAGGCGGCGCTGGAATTGGCGCAGGTCCTGGTCGATACGGCCAATGGCGCTGGTTGCCCGACGCGGGCCTATGTCACGGACATGGATCAGCCGCTGGCCCGTGCGGCAGGCAATGCCCTGGAGCTGCGCGAAGCCATCGCTGTTCTGAAAGGCGAAAAAGGCGCATTGGCCGAATTGTCGCTGGCGCTGTCAGAAGCCTGCCTTGCGCTGGTCGGCCTTGCCGGTGCCGAGAAGGCTTTGGCGTCGGGTTTCGCCGCCGAGCGCTTCGCGCGCATGGTCGTCGCGCAGGGAGGTCCCACCGACCTGCTGGATCAGCCGGATGCCCATCTGCCCTCGGCCCCAACCATCCTTCCCATACCGGCGGAGGGCCGCGTCGCCGCAATCGATGTCGAGGCGCTTGGCCATGCCGTGGTCGCGCTGGGTGGTGGCCGTCTGCATGCAGGTGATCGCATCGACCCGCGGGTGGGTCTTGCGGATCTTCTGCGGATCGGAGAAGAGGCCGGACCCGATCGGCCGCTCGGCTTCGTTCATGCGGCGAACGAGGCGGCTGCCGCAGCGGCTGTCGCGACCGTCCAGGCCGCCTATCTGATGGGAGACGGCCCCGCGCCCGGTCCCTTGATCCGATGCGAGGTTTCCCCGGCATGACCGCCCCCAGCCAGCGCCGCGCCTTCCTGATCGTGATGGATTCCGTGGGAATTGGCGGGGCGCCTGATGCCAACCAGTTCTTCAACGACACCTTGCCCGATACCGGGGCGAACACCCTTGCTCATATCGCGCAGGCCCGCCCGCTTCACATGCCGCATCTGGACGCCTTGGGTCTGGGCGCGGCGATCGGGCTGGCAAGCGGGGACGACGCGCCGGGCCTTGGTGCGGAACCCAGGGGGCTTTGGGGGGGCGCGACCGAGGCGTCACGCGGCAAGGACACCCCGTCGGGTCACTGGGAAATCGCCGGTGTCGCCGTGCCTTGGGAATGGCACTACTTTCCCGACACCCATCCCAGCTTTCCCGCCGAGCTTTCGCAGCGTATCGCGGAAGCAGCCGGAACGGCAGGGATACTTGGGGACGAACATGCCTCGGGAACCGAGATCATCGCGCGCTTGGGCGAGGACCACCTGAAGACCGGCTGGCCGATCTGCTATACCTCTGCCGACAGTGTGCTGCAGATCGCCGCGCATGAGGAAAGCTTCGGGCTCGAACGCCTCTATGGGCTGTGCAGGGATGTGGCCAAGATGGTCCACCCGATGCGTGTCGGCCGGGTCATCGCGCGCCCGTTTGTGGGCGAGCCAGGCAGCTTCGCAAGAACGCCGAACCGCCGGGATTATGCCATCGCGCCTCCGGGACGGACGATCCTCGATGCTGCGCAGGAGGAGGGCCGCGTCACCCATGCGATCGGCAAGATCGGCGACATCTTCTCGCATCGCGGCATAACTCACCTGCACAAGGGCAAGTCCGACGCCGATCTGGCCGAGCACCTTCTGCGACTGGCGGACGAGGCCGAGCCTGGCAGCCTGACATTCGCCAATTTCGTCGAGTTCGACAGCCTTTATGGGCATCGCCGCGATATCGGGGGTTATGCGGATGCGCTGGAATGGTTCGACGAGGTCGCGGGCAAGATGATAGGGCGGCTCGGCAACGGCGATCTTGCCATTTTCACCGCCGATCATGGCAATGATCCAAGCTGGCCCGGCACGGATCACACGCGCGAGCGTGTTCCCGTGCTGGGCTGGGGACTGGGGGCTCGAGCGGTCGGGCAGGTCGGTTTTGTCGATATCGCGGCCTCGGTGGCCGCACATCTTGGTTTGCCAGCAGTGGGTCCGGGAAGGTCGTTTCTATGAAGTCATTGAACAAGGTCGAATTGCATCTGCATCTTGAAGGCGCCGCCCCGCCCGGCTTCATCCGGGGACTCGCTGCCGAGAAGCAGCAGGACATGGGTGACATCTTTGATGATCGTGGAAATTACAGCTATGACGGTTTCAATGATTTCCTGCGGGCCTACGAGGCCGCGACAAGCGTGCTGGCGACGCCTTCCGATTATGCCCGACTGCTCTCGGAAGTGCTGAACGAATGCGGCGAACAGGGCGCGATCTATGTCGAGTTGTTCGTTTCTCCCGAGTTCTGCGGTGGGGCCGATCTTTCAGCATGGCGTGACTATCTTGCCGCGATGGAGGAGGTCGCCAACGCCTATGCGCTGAGCGGGGTGGAAAGCCGCGCGATCGCAACCTGCATCCGTCACTTCGGGCCGGACCGGGCGAAGAAGACGGCGCTTTGCGCGGCCGAGACGGCCGGGGGATGGGTGGCAGGTCTCGGGCTGGCCGGGGCCGAGGATCTTGGCGCGCCGGGCGATTTTGCTTGGGCCTACGACTGTGCGCGTGAGGCCGAATTGGGTCTGACCGCCCACGCCGGAGAGTGGAGGGGCCCGGAATCCATCCGGGCGGCTCTTGAGCTGGGTGTGACACGCATCGGACATGGCATCCGGGCGATCGAGGATCCGGCGCTGGTGCGTGATCTTGCCGACCAGGGCATCACGCTCGAAGTCTGCCCGGGATCGAACATTGCTCTGGGCATTGTGCCGGATTGGCGCGATCACCCGATCGCGCGACTGGCCGATGCCGGCGTTCGCGTCACCATATCGACGGATGACCCGCCGTTCTTTCGAACCTCGCTTGCACATGAATACGAAATGCTTGCAGAGACCTTTGGCTGGTCCGAGACAGAGTTCCAGCAGATGAACCTTTGGGCCCTCGACGCTGCCTTTTGCGACAATGTCACTCGGGACCGACTGAAACAGGAGCTTTCATGACCCATCAGCATCTGACCGTCGTCGACCATCCTCTGGTGCAGCACAAGCTGACGCTGATGCGCGACAAGACCACCTCGACCGCAAGCTTCCGCCGCCTGCTGCGCGAAATCAGCCTGCTGCTGGCCTATGAGGTCACACGCGAGCTTGAGATGACCACGACCCGTATCGAAACTCCGCTTCAGCCGATGGACGCGCCGCTGCTGGAAGGCAAGAAGCTGGCGCTCATCTCGATCCTGCGCGCAGGAAACGGGCTGATGGACGGCATCCTTGAGCTGATCCCGGCCGCTCGAGTGGGGTTCATCGGCCTTTATCGCGACCCGGAGACGCTTCAGCCGGTCGAGTATTACTGCAAGGTCCCGAGCGAGCTTGATTCGCGCATGTCGATTGTGGTCGACCCGATGTTGGCGACCGGCAATTCCTCGGTTGCGGCGATCGACATGCTGAAGGCCAAGGGCGCGCGCAATATCCGCTTCCTCTGCCTGCTGGCCTCGCCCGAGGGTGTCGCGCGCATGAAGGAAGCCCACCCCGACGTGCCGATCGTGACGGCGTCTCTGGACGAATGCCTGAACGATCACGGCTACATCGTCCCCGGTCTGGGCGATGCGGGCGATCGTATGTTCGGCACAAAGTGAGCCGCGGTTAACCTGACGTTCA
This window encodes:
- the trmB gene encoding tRNA (guanine(46)-N(7))-methyltransferase TrmB encodes the protein MSEFDPNPPRRNFYGRRHGKTLRQSQKGYLSEDLGSLRPFGITVQDNPERAPVAPETIFGDDRPIWLEVGFGGGEHMVHMAARYPGIGIIGCEPFINGVAMLLGKIRAAGVENVSVHPGDARDLMDVFPEHSISKAFLNYPDPWPKARHHRRRFVTPEHLIPLSRVMKPGAEFRVATDIPDYVRQTLEEVPLAGFDLVSEGPDAWDDWLSTRYEQKALREGRVPHYVTFRRQG
- the aroA gene encoding 3-phosphoshikimate 1-carboxyvinyltransferase; translated protein: MSHSDAPLSMTARRSGPLKGEAKVPGDKSISHRALILGALSVGETHITGLLEGEDVLDTAKAMQAFGAQIERVGEGEWKVNGVGVGGFAEPEGVIDCGNSGTGVRLIMGAMATSPITATFTGDASLSRRPMGRVTDPLELFGCEVTSREGKRLPVTIRGAVEPVPVRYKTPVASAQIKSAVLLAGLNAPGETVVIESEATRDHTERMLAGFGATITTEVTEEGRVITLKGRPELVPQPVAVPRDPSSAAFPVAAALIVPGSEIRVPGVSRNPTRDGLYVTLLEMGADITFENEREEGGEPVADLVVRHGPLKGVTVPADRAASMIDEYPILSVIACFAEGTTVMQGVHELRVKESDRIEAMAVGLRANGASVEDTEDTMTVHGTQGLKGGATAATHIDHRIAMSFLVAGLASQQPISVDDGSPIATSFPDFLPLMKTLGAQID
- a CDS encoding propionyl-CoA synthetase; the protein is MGYQDVYAAWQADPEGFWMQAADAIDWHRKPSKALFDDKAPIYEWFSDGMVNACWNAVDRHVLAGRGEQIAIMHESPVTLSTKGITYKQLQDRVASLAGALRMRGVEKGDRVIIYMPMIPEAIEAMLACARLGAIHSVVFGGFAANELAVRIDDCRPKAIIAASCGLEPNRVVHYKPLLDAAIDLAAHKPEFCVIFQREQEVAKLVEGRDFAWHGFQYGVKPAECVPVEGNHPAYILYTSGTTGQPKGVVRHTAGHLVALQWSMKNIYNIDAGDRFWAASDVGWVVGHSYICYGPLLSGATTVVFEGKPIGTPHPGVFWRIIQNHRIKSFFTAPTALRAIRREDPNGDWIRRYKLHDLQALFLAGERADPDTVKWAQEHLGVPVVDHWWQTETGWAIAANPIGIETLPTKLGSPSVPMPGYDVRVLDEDGNDLPAGKLGAIAIRLPLPPGTLPTLWQAEERFRKSYLEHFAGYYETGDAGYIDEDGYLYIMARTDDVINVAGHRLSTGAMEEVLASHPAVAECAVIGVSDALKGQSPLGFLCLKAGVQTQHDQIVKEVVKMVRERIGPVAAFKTACVVDRLPKTRSGKILRATMAKIADGQDFKVPATIDDPAILDEIGAALAGLGYPEVAKAG
- a CDS encoding NADP-dependent malic enzyme; this translates as MEERRQDNARQAALDYHEFPRPGKLEVRATKPLANGRDLSRAYSPGVAEACLEIKADPSTAARYTARGNLVAVVSNGTAVLGLGNIGALASKPVMEGKAVLFKKFANIDCFDIELDQPDPEKLAEIVCALEPSFGAINLEDIKAPDCFIVEKICRERMNIPVFHDDQHGTAIVVGAAATNALRIAGKKFEDIKVVSTGGGAAGIACLNMLLKLGVRRENVWLCDIAGLVHEGREEQMTPQKAEFAQFSDLRTLDQVIDGADLFLGLSGPGVLAPEMVARMASRPIVFALANPTPEILPEDVRSVAPDALIATGRSDYPNQVNNVLCFPFIFRGALDVGATTINDEMQLACIEGIAALARATTSAEAAMAYRGETLTFGPEYLIPKPFDPRLIGVVSSAVAKAAMETGVASRPIEDIAAYKRKLDSSVFRSAMIMRPVFEAAATVNRRIVFAEGEDERVLRAANAMLEETTDAPILIGRPEVIAMRAERAGLPIRPGRDFEIVNPENDPRYRDYWGTYHELMARRGVTPEVARAIMRTNTTAIGAVMVHRGEADSLICGTFGQYSWHLNYITQVLARDGLRPHGALSLMILEDGPLFIADTQVHHQPAPDQIAETAIGAARHVRRFGLTPKIALCSHSQFGNLDTDSGRRMRAAMALLEAHEADFIFEGEMHVDAALDPKVRERLMPNSRLEGTANVLIFADTDAASGVRNALKLKANGLEVGPILMGMGNRAHIVTPSVTTRGLLNMSVLAGTPVGHYG
- a CDS encoding cytidine deaminase, encoding MQHHGTGRNDEQENDGYVKGAGMTLLDAAREVRERAYAPYSKFKVGAAVRGASGRVYHGCNVENVAFPEGTCAEAGAIALMVASGETELVEVAVIADSPAPVPPCGGCRQKLAEFGRGDTPVLLATTDGKTLSTTIGELLPGRFDISHMSGIE
- a CDS encoding thymidine phosphorylase, which translates into the protein MTQPDPRPVIAGVRDGRGLDEAGAALISRGIAEGWVSDAQAGAFAMAVLLSGLDEAGRVALTKAMRDSGHVMRWDLPGPVVDKHSTGGIGDTVSLVLAPLVASCGAFVPMISGRGLGHTGGTLDKLEAIPGFQTDLSEEEFRSIVSGQGCAIVSASRELAPADARLYAIRDESATVGSIDLITASILSKKLAAGLDGLVLDVKQGTGAFLRSPQAALELAQVLVDTANGAGCPTRAYVTDMDQPLARAAGNALELREAIAVLKGEKGALAELSLALSEACLALVGLAGAEKALASGFAAERFARMVVAQGGPTDLLDQPDAHLPSAPTILPIPAEGRVAAIDVEALGHAVVALGGGRLHAGDRIDPRVGLADLLRIGEEAGPDRPLGFVHAANEAAAAAAVATVQAAYLMGDGPAPGPLIRCEVSPA
- a CDS encoding phosphopentomutase, with amino-acid sequence MTAPSQRRAFLIVMDSVGIGGAPDANQFFNDTLPDTGANTLAHIAQARPLHMPHLDALGLGAAIGLASGDDAPGLGAEPRGLWGGATEASRGKDTPSGHWEIAGVAVPWEWHYFPDTHPSFPAELSQRIAEAAGTAGILGDEHASGTEIIARLGEDHLKTGWPICYTSADSVLQIAAHEESFGLERLYGLCRDVAKMVHPMRVGRVIARPFVGEPGSFARTPNRRDYAIAPPGRTILDAAQEEGRVTHAIGKIGDIFSHRGITHLHKGKSDADLAEHLLRLADEAEPGSLTFANFVEFDSLYGHRRDIGGYADALEWFDEVAGKMIGRLGNGDLAIFTADHGNDPSWPGTDHTRERVPVLGWGLGARAVGQVGFVDIAASVAAHLGLPAVGPGRSFL
- a CDS encoding adenosine deaminase: MKSLNKVELHLHLEGAAPPGFIRGLAAEKQQDMGDIFDDRGNYSYDGFNDFLRAYEAATSVLATPSDYARLLSEVLNECGEQGAIYVELFVSPEFCGGADLSAWRDYLAAMEEVANAYALSGVESRAIATCIRHFGPDRAKKTALCAAETAGGWVAGLGLAGAEDLGAPGDFAWAYDCAREAELGLTAHAGEWRGPESIRAALELGVTRIGHGIRAIEDPALVRDLADQGITLEVCPGSNIALGIVPDWRDHPIARLADAGVRVTISTDDPPFFRTSLAHEYEMLAETFGWSETEFQQMNLWALDAAFCDNVTRDRLKQELS
- the upp gene encoding uracil phosphoribosyltransferase; amino-acid sequence: MTHQHLTVVDHPLVQHKLTLMRDKTTSTASFRRLLREISLLLAYEVTRELEMTTTRIETPLQPMDAPLLEGKKLALISILRAGNGLMDGILELIPAARVGFIGLYRDPETLQPVEYYCKVPSELDSRMSIVVDPMLATGNSSVAAIDMLKAKGARNIRFLCLLASPEGVARMKEAHPDVPIVTASLDECLNDHGYIVPGLGDAGDRMFGTK